From a single Gimesia fumaroli genomic region:
- a CDS encoding DUF1501 domain-containing protein yields the protein MHCGQFRQQFTRRDMLKHCANGFGAAALTALLQDQAFSGVATGKTHFPPKAKNVIFLYMDGGPSQVDTFDPKPLLTKYNGKNPGEFFKVEDTQFDNVGKVLKSPWNFKQYSESGIPVSDLFPHIGTCVDDMAVIRSVVSQFPEHTFANYFLHTGSGLQGRPSMGAWVNYGLGSECQNLPGFVVVNGGLIPPGGLDCFNSGFLPASFQGSVFKPGGSGIANVKRLEKTVQTQQQKLKLMQQLDRFKQQQSGAHDEIESAISNYELAYKMQMAIPDLMSFTSESKSTLDLYGFNAEYEPTQTYAAECLLARRLVERGVRFVELTCTNVKSDRWDQHSNLKRDHENNARAVDQPIAGLLKDLKQRGLLDSTLVIWGGEFGRTPFAQGTNGRDHNPFGFSMWMAGGGIKGGTVYGTTDEWGYKVVENRVEIHDIHATMLHLLGLEHTKSTFRFGGRDMRLTDVHGHVVHDVIA from the coding sequence ATGCACTGCGGTCAATTCAGACAACAATTCACACGACGTGATATGCTCAAACACTGTGCCAACGGTTTCGGTGCCGCTGCGCTCACAGCCCTGTTGCAGGACCAGGCATTCTCCGGAGTCGCCACCGGCAAAACTCATTTCCCCCCTAAAGCCAAGAACGTTATTTTTCTGTATATGGACGGTGGCCCTTCGCAAGTCGATACGTTCGACCCGAAACCACTGTTAACCAAATACAATGGAAAAAATCCAGGCGAGTTTTTCAAAGTTGAAGACACACAGTTTGATAACGTCGGCAAAGTCCTTAAAAGTCCGTGGAACTTTAAACAATACAGCGAAAGCGGCATCCCGGTCAGCGATCTCTTCCCCCACATCGGCACCTGTGTCGACGACATGGCTGTCATCCGGTCGGTCGTATCTCAATTTCCTGAACATACTTTTGCCAACTACTTTCTACATACCGGCAGCGGCCTGCAGGGACGCCCCAGCATGGGTGCCTGGGTCAATTACGGCTTAGGCAGTGAATGCCAGAATCTGCCCGGCTTTGTTGTTGTTAACGGCGGCCTGATCCCTCCCGGCGGTCTCGACTGCTTCAACAGTGGTTTTCTCCCCGCCAGCTTTCAGGGCTCGGTGTTCAAGCCGGGGGGTAGCGGAATTGCGAACGTCAAACGTCTGGAAAAAACTGTCCAGACTCAACAGCAAAAACTCAAACTGATGCAACAACTGGATCGCTTCAAACAACAGCAATCTGGCGCACACGACGAAATTGAATCTGCCATCTCGAATTATGAACTTGCCTATAAAATGCAAATGGCAATTCCCGACCTGATGTCATTCACCAGCGAAAGTAAATCCACCCTGGACCTGTATGGATTCAATGCAGAATATGAACCCACACAAACCTACGCTGCAGAATGTCTGCTCGCGAGGAGACTCGTCGAACGGGGCGTTCGTTTTGTCGAACTGACTTGCACCAATGTCAAAAGCGATCGCTGGGATCAACATAGTAACTTAAAACGCGATCATGAAAATAACGCCCGCGCCGTGGATCAACCGATTGCGGGCCTGCTGAAAGACCTCAAACAGCGCGGCCTGCTCGATTCCACACTGGTCATCTGGGGCGGCGAGTTCGGAAGAACCCCATTCGCTCAGGGAACCAACGGGCGAGACCACAACCCGTTCGGCTTCTCGATGTGGATGGCAGGCGGCGGGATCAAAGGCGGTACAGTCTATGGCACCACCGATGAATGGGGCTATAAAGTCGTGGAAAACCGCGTGGAAATTCATGATATCCACGCCACCATGCTGCATCTGCTGGGACTGGAACATACGAAATCCACCTTCCGCTTTGGTGGTCGCGACATGCGACTGACCGACGTACACGGACACGTGGTACATGATGTGATTGCTTAA
- a CDS encoding PQQ-like beta-propeller repeat protein has product MKPLLRVLCFAFSYSLLLGPSTLTAEDWPAFRGPRGNGTSLETEVPLKWNQTENIVWKVRLPTSGNSSPIVSNGRVFVTCAEKEGRQRSLYCYDRRNGQQLWVRTVNFDKVLPTHKTNNYCGSTPVTDGERVVVWHSSAGLFCYDFAGKELWSRNLGEFEHIWGYGVSPLLHDGKVILHCGPGKRVFMTAVDLANGKTIWETEEPTEGDGQRNNERKYMGSWSTPVIADIKGQELIVCSMSLRVNAYAPQTGKIIWSCYGLRGKKGDLAYTSPVLANDICVAMGGYNGPAIGFRLQGTGDITDPERLWREEPNPQRISTGVFTNNHLFMANAGPNIFQCLNPSTGKIVWQERSGGAACWGSMVLANEHLYVTDQNGTTHVFKPNAARFEKVAQNQLKERSNSTPAFSDGQIFLRTFQHLYCIGN; this is encoded by the coding sequence ATGAAACCGCTTCTCAGAGTGCTCTGCTTCGCGTTTTCGTATTCACTCCTGCTCGGGCCGAGCACTCTCACCGCGGAAGACTGGCCCGCCTTTCGTGGCCCCCGAGGCAACGGGACCTCACTGGAAACCGAGGTTCCTCTTAAGTGGAATCAAACGGAAAACATCGTCTGGAAAGTTCGGCTCCCGACATCTGGGAACAGCAGCCCGATTGTCTCCAACGGACGTGTGTTTGTGACCTGTGCCGAAAAGGAAGGACGCCAGCGCAGCCTCTACTGCTATGATCGAAGAAACGGCCAGCAACTCTGGGTCCGCACTGTGAACTTCGATAAAGTCTTGCCGACACATAAGACCAACAACTATTGTGGTTCTACTCCCGTGACTGATGGAGAGCGGGTTGTTGTCTGGCATTCCTCAGCTGGTTTATTCTGCTATGACTTCGCCGGCAAAGAACTCTGGAGCCGAAATCTGGGAGAGTTTGAACACATCTGGGGTTATGGAGTCTCCCCGCTCCTGCATGACGGCAAAGTCATCTTGCACTGTGGACCCGGGAAACGGGTCTTCATGACGGCCGTTGACCTGGCGAATGGAAAGACCATCTGGGAAACCGAGGAACCGACTGAAGGGGATGGTCAACGCAACAACGAACGAAAATACATGGGGTCCTGGAGCACACCCGTCATCGCTGACATTAAAGGACAAGAGTTGATCGTCTGCAGCATGTCACTGCGCGTGAATGCCTATGCCCCCCAAACCGGAAAGATCATCTGGAGCTGTTATGGGCTACGAGGTAAAAAAGGCGACCTCGCGTATACGTCACCGGTTCTCGCAAATGATATCTGCGTCGCGATGGGCGGCTACAATGGCCCTGCGATCGGTTTTCGGCTGCAAGGCACGGGAGACATCACTGACCCAGAGCGATTATGGCGAGAGGAACCGAATCCGCAGCGCATTTCGACGGGAGTTTTCACGAATAACCATCTCTTCATGGCAAATGCCGGCCCCAATATTTTCCAGTGCCTGAATCCCAGCACCGGAAAAATCGTCTGGCAGGAACGTTCGGGAGGCGCCGCCTGCTGGGGCTCGATGGTTCTGGCGAATGAGCATCTCTACGTCACCGATCAGAACGGGACAACTCACGTGTTCAAGCCGAATGCAGCACGCTTCGAAAAGGTCGCTCAAAATCAACTGAAAGAACGGAGTAATTCCACGCCCGCTTTTTCTGACGGACAGATTTTTCTCCGTACGTTCCAACATCTTTACTGTATTGGAAACTAA
- the murB gene encoding UDP-N-acetylmuramate dehydrogenase, translating to MSSIEDFKEILKHSEPLAKYSYFKIGGPAQFFLEPRNVDELQAVVLCCVENEIPVRVMGGGSNILIKDSGVQGAVIRIHDEEFAKIQIEGTTVTAGSGALLSNLVSQTVKAGLVGLEGLVGIPGTVGGALHGNTGGHNGDIGQYATSVSVLTARGEKFVRTADELSFSYRESSINELAILEATFELKQDDPNEVANRMKKNWIMKKANQPLTHQSAGCIFKNPRGMHAGALIDQAGLKGTRIGGAEISDRHANFIINDENATTENVLDLINLAQNTVSEKFGVELEMEIELW from the coding sequence ATGAGCTCAATCGAAGACTTCAAAGAGATTCTTAAGCATTCTGAACCATTGGCCAAGTATTCCTATTTCAAAATAGGGGGACCGGCCCAGTTCTTTCTGGAACCACGCAACGTGGACGAACTGCAGGCAGTCGTTTTGTGTTGTGTCGAAAATGAGATCCCCGTGCGCGTGATGGGCGGAGGCTCAAATATTCTGATCAAAGATTCCGGCGTGCAGGGCGCAGTAATCCGAATTCACGACGAAGAATTCGCGAAGATCCAGATCGAAGGGACCACGGTAACCGCAGGGTCCGGTGCATTGTTGTCAAATCTTGTTTCTCAGACCGTGAAAGCGGGGCTGGTCGGCCTGGAAGGTCTGGTTGGGATTCCCGGAACGGTCGGTGGTGCACTGCATGGAAATACGGGTGGCCATAACGGCGATATCGGTCAGTATGCAACTTCGGTCTCTGTTTTGACGGCGCGAGGAGAAAAATTTGTTCGGACTGCAGATGAATTGAGCTTCAGTTACCGCGAAAGCAGCATCAATGAGCTGGCGATTCTGGAAGCCACTTTTGAATTGAAGCAGGATGATCCCAACGAAGTTGCCAACCGGATGAAAAAGAACTGGATCATGAAGAAAGCCAACCAGCCTTTGACGCACCAGTCAGCCGGTTGCATTTTTAAGAATCCACGTGGCATGCACGCGGGCGCGCTGATCGATCAGGCAGGTCTGAAAGGCACACGCATTGGTGGTGCAGAAATCAGTGATCGGCATGCGAATTTCATCATCAACGATGAAAATGCAACGACGGAAAACGTACTCGATCTGATCAATCTGGCGCAGAATACGGTTTCAGAAAAGTTCGGTGTAGAGCTCGAAATGGAAATCGAGCTCTGGTAG
- the murC gene encoding UDP-N-acetylmuramate--L-alanine ligase, whose product MILSKANINQQSLSTNEFQLDSAALPASAHLVGICGSGMKALAEYLASAGCRVTGSDMSPPIPAAGSLRSGGYRVHQGHDKRFVPEGTNVLIYSPAIGLANPERRFAQRMGIPQFSYAQMLGSLMRQKKGVCIAGTHGKSTTTALTAYVLENSGAAPSAVIGAELCNENLNGWAGEGPLFVAESCEYQRSFLNLFPYHAAITNIEPDHFDYFKNQDDMTTAYAEFVSRIPVSGSLLLPATCLGLSKIREACKAKVTTFSLERGADWWATDIKPTSFGLRFRLFHQGEYYSEISLQKTGKHNVSNAMVATILCHTAGIDAEEIREGIYQFPGIRRRYERMGSYKGIALFDDYAHHPTAIQSTLKMLRQENPDRKVWCLYEPHQVSRTQALMDYYARSFALADEILIAPVYAARENLGEEPVETSKELVNRILRHNDSARFSSSLDQMLSTLETEAQSGDIIITMGAGEINRIHHELNRRLQRDS is encoded by the coding sequence ATGATCCTGTCAAAAGCGAACATTAATCAGCAAAGCCTGTCAACGAATGAATTCCAGTTGGATTCAGCTGCATTACCTGCCTCTGCCCATCTAGTTGGTATTTGTGGTTCCGGAATGAAAGCGCTCGCCGAATATCTGGCAAGTGCTGGCTGCCGCGTGACGGGATCTGATATGAGTCCTCCCATTCCTGCCGCAGGCTCGTTGCGGTCAGGCGGATATCGGGTTCATCAGGGACATGACAAGCGGTTTGTTCCTGAAGGAACGAACGTGTTGATTTATAGTCCGGCGATTGGTCTGGCAAATCCGGAACGTCGATTTGCGCAGCGAATGGGAATACCTCAATTCTCATATGCGCAGATGCTGGGTAGCCTGATGCGGCAGAAAAAAGGCGTTTGTATCGCAGGGACACATGGAAAAAGCACGACAACCGCTTTGACTGCGTATGTGCTTGAAAACTCTGGTGCTGCTCCTTCTGCGGTGATTGGTGCGGAATTATGCAACGAAAATTTGAACGGCTGGGCCGGCGAAGGGCCTTTATTTGTAGCGGAAAGTTGCGAGTATCAACGTAGTTTTCTGAATTTATTCCCCTATCATGCCGCGATTACAAACATCGAGCCGGATCATTTTGATTATTTCAAAAACCAGGACGATATGACGACCGCTTACGCTGAGTTTGTTTCCCGCATTCCGGTGAGTGGTTCCTTATTGCTGCCGGCAACCTGCCTGGGACTTTCGAAAATTCGCGAAGCGTGCAAAGCGAAAGTAACGACCTTTTCTCTGGAACGAGGGGCAGACTGGTGGGCTACGGATATCAAACCGACCTCATTTGGCCTGCGATTCCGACTCTTTCATCAAGGTGAGTATTATTCAGAAATTTCCCTGCAGAAAACGGGTAAACATAATGTTTCCAACGCGATGGTCGCAACGATTCTGTGCCACACCGCTGGTATCGATGCGGAAGAGATTCGCGAAGGCATCTACCAGTTTCCCGGAATTCGCCGCCGTTATGAGCGAATGGGCTCTTATAAAGGAATCGCTCTTTTCGACGATTATGCCCATCACCCGACAGCGATTCAGTCGACGCTCAAAATGCTGAGGCAGGAAAATCCGGATCGAAAAGTCTGGTGTTTATATGAACCGCACCAGGTCTCGCGCACGCAGGCTTTGATGGATTATTATGCCCGCAGTTTCGCTTTGGCGGACGAAATTCTGATTGCCCCCGTCTATGCGGCCCGTGAAAACCTGGGTGAAGAACCCGTTGAAACGTCAAAAGAGCTTGTAAATCGAATTCTTCGTCATAATGATTCGGCTAGATTCAGCAGTTCCCTTGACCAGATGCTCTCAACTTTAGAGACTGAGGCTCAATCTGGTGATATCATCATTACTATGGGAGCGGGCGAGATAAATCGGATCCATCATGAGCTCAATCGAAGACTTCAAAGAGATTCTTAA